The following are from one region of the Candidatus Neomarinimicrobiota bacterium genome:
- a CDS encoding NADH-quinone oxidoreductase subunit C — MTSSDVIKEVELKFPDKVKTTEQEGLEPFITVNSDLIIQVCSYLKLEKNLDFTSLVCISGVDFDENMEVVYHLHSLRHNHSITIKVELPRDKPSIPSVTAIWKAADWYERETFDLFGINFEDHPNLKRLLLPDDWEGYPLRKDHVDAEEYRGWTIRKIKEGNV; from the coding sequence ATGACATCAAGCGATGTAATAAAAGAAGTAGAACTGAAATTTCCTGATAAGGTAAAGACCACCGAGCAGGAAGGGTTGGAACCGTTTATCACGGTAAATTCTGATTTAATCATACAAGTTTGTAGTTATCTGAAATTAGAAAAGAACCTTGATTTCACATCACTCGTCTGTATTTCCGGAGTGGATTTTGATGAAAATATGGAAGTCGTCTATCATCTGCACTCTTTAAGACACAATCACTCCATTACTATCAAGGTAGAGCTTCCGAGAGATAAACCGAGCATACCTTCAGTTACTGCGATATGGAAAGCAGCGGATTGGTACGAGAGGGAAACATTCGATTTGTTCGGAATCAATTTTGAGGATCATCCCAATCTCAAGAGACTTTTATTGCCTGATGATTGGGAAGGATACCCTTTAAGAAAAGATCATGTAGATGCCGAAGAATATCGAGGATGGACAATTCGAAAAATTAAAGAAGGAAATGTTTAA
- a CDS encoding SDR family oxidoreductase, with protein sequence MDIKGKTVLITGTKRVGQTVAKKLSLSGANIAAHYNSSASEAESLVNELTANGAKAISVKADITKSDEVNSMIETVTNEFGSLDVLVTMASYFKPTAYSEITEENWDFQMSVDLKGTWLCAKAASEIMLKQGGGKIITFGDWAANRPYKNYLPYFVAKGGVMTMTKVLAVELAPTIQVNCILPGPILLPEGYSEEQTKKIADSTLVKRIGSPDDIAATVQFLIEGSDFITGALIPVEGGRLLA encoded by the coding sequence TTGGATATTAAAGGAAAAACTGTCCTTATCACCGGCACGAAAAGAGTCGGACAGACGGTTGCAAAAAAACTTTCTCTTAGCGGAGCAAATATCGCCGCTCATTATAACAGCTCCGCTTCAGAGGCTGAATCCCTCGTGAACGAACTCACAGCTAATGGAGCAAAAGCGATTTCTGTGAAAGCCGATATTACTAAATCTGACGAAGTAAATAGTATGATTGAGACGGTTACAAACGAGTTCGGTTCGTTAGATGTGCTGGTTACAATGGCATCTTATTTCAAACCTACAGCATATAGCGAAATCACAGAAGAAAATTGGGACTTTCAGATGTCAGTTGACTTAAAAGGGACATGGCTGTGCGCCAAAGCAGCATCAGAGATAATGCTTAAACAAGGCGGCGGAAAAATTATCACGTTCGGTGATTGGGCCGCAAACCGCCCTTATAAAAATTATCTCCCTTATTTCGTCGCTAAAGGCGGCGTTATGACAATGACGAAAGTTCTGGCTGTTGAATTAGCGCCGACCATACAGGTAAACTGCATATTGCCCGGTCCGATTTTACTTCCTGAAGGTTATTCAGAAGAGCAAACGAAGAAAATCGCTGACTCCACACTCGTCAAACGAATCGGCTCTCCCGACGACATAGCCGCCACTGTTCAGTTTCTCATTGAAGGTTCCGATTTCATCACAGGCGCGCTAATTCCTGTTGAAGGCGGACGCCTTCTTGCATGA
- a CDS encoding protein DA1, with protein MKRMLTALLIMTAVSLTTIDLNAQTLTCEQCGNPIRPGNYTMVDGKAYHPEHFLCAFCGNPILDTQFYKDGGNYYHPDHYAQHIAPKCAFCGQPIIGEYIKSEGKTYHKDHYDQHIALKCDFCGLTINGDYTKTFWGESYHKYHDGNVDKCDYCSRYISDSGTGGGVRYNDGRNICGICLATVVNDYALAQHLFRDVKKELRGYGIDINWDDIGFYLVDRNYISQLSNENRVIEQQTGFTYHRFETLNGQIRSRKFDVYILSGMPEINFISTAAHELMHVWLYLNASYDMDKSLSEGSANFASYLVLRNRKVDRARFLIENLENDRDPVYGDGYRRVKQFVGTRGMNGWIGYLKNNLIIPIGY; from the coding sequence ATGAAAAGAATGCTGACAGCGCTGTTAATTATGACAGCAGTGTCTCTCACAACAATTGATTTGAATGCGCAGACGCTGACTTGCGAGCAATGTGGAAATCCCATTCGGCCAGGAAATTATACGATGGTGGACGGGAAAGCCTATCATCCGGAGCACTTTCTTTGCGCTTTTTGCGGCAACCCGATTTTGGATACGCAGTTTTATAAAGATGGCGGGAATTATTATCATCCTGACCATTATGCTCAGCACATTGCTCCGAAATGCGCTTTTTGCGGACAACCGATTATCGGCGAATACATAAAATCAGAAGGGAAAACATATCATAAGGATCATTATGACCAGCATATTGCTTTAAAGTGCGATTTTTGCGGCTTAACAATAAACGGAGATTATACGAAAACTTTCTGGGGAGAGTCCTACCACAAGTATCATGACGGAAACGTTGATAAATGTGATTACTGTTCGCGCTATATTTCGGATTCGGGTACAGGCGGAGGAGTAAGGTATAATGACGGCAGAAATATTTGCGGAATATGTTTAGCGACAGTGGTAAATGATTACGCCTTAGCGCAGCACCTTTTTCGTGATGTAAAAAAGGAACTGAGAGGATATGGTATTGATATTAATTGGGATGATATAGGGTTCTATCTTGTTGACAGAAATTACATTTCTCAGCTTTCAAATGAAAATCGGGTAATAGAGCAGCAAACAGGGTTTACTTATCATCGGTTTGAGACGCTTAACGGACAAATTCGCAGCAGAAAATTTGATGTTTACATTCTAAGCGGAATGCCCGAGATAAATTTTATATCGACTGCCGCACATGAATTGATGCACGTTTGGCTATATCTTAATGCATCGTATGATATGGATAAATCTTTAAGTGAAGGGAGCGCAAATTTCGCTTCATATCTTGTATTGAGAAATAGAAAAGTGGATAGGGCGAGGTTTCTGATAGAGAATCTTGAAAACGACAGGGACCCGGTTTACGGAGACGGGTACAGAAGGGTGAAACAGTTTGTGGGAACAAGAGGGATGAACGGCTGGATCGGCTATCTAAAAAATAATCTTATCATTCCCATAGGATATTGA
- a CDS encoding citrate (Si)-synthase, eukaryotic has product MSTLKEKLFSKIEPKRKEVKELIKEFGNIKIGDVTVSQAYGGMRGIKCMVWEPSALDPEEGIRFRGCTIPNLQKLLPKAAGGEEPLPEGLFYLLLTGDMPTEEDAKDVGSEWMDRREVPQYLFDVIDGLPKDTHPMTQLSIGILALQPESVFSKRYHEGMQKEDYWDAQYEDTMNLLGKLPTIAAYIYRRSFKDGVRIHSDENLDWAANYAHMMGIEDPEYKELMRLYLTIHADHEGGNASAHSAHLVGSTLSDAYYSLSGAMDALAGPLHGLANQEVLIWIQQLQKTLGGGVPSKEQLTKHVWETLNNGQVIPGYGHAVLRKTDPRYTAQREFALRHLPDDELFQIVSLVYEVVPDALREHGKAKNPWPNVDAHSGCLQWHYGVKEYDYYTVMFGVSRAMGVLASSIWSRALGLPLERPKSVTTEWIKNNVHTNGEETKTETV; this is encoded by the coding sequence ATGTCCACGTTAAAAGAAAAACTTTTCTCAAAGATTGAGCCTAAACGAAAAGAGGTAAAAGAGCTCATCAAAGAGTTTGGAAACATAAAAATTGGCGATGTGACCGTATCGCAGGCTTACGGAGGGATGAGAGGTATAAAATGTATGGTCTGGGAACCATCTGCTCTCGATCCGGAAGAAGGGATTAGATTTCGGGGTTGTACGATTCCTAATTTACAAAAACTTCTGCCGAAGGCAGCCGGAGGAGAAGAACCTCTGCCGGAAGGGTTGTTCTATTTATTGCTGACAGGCGATATGCCGACCGAAGAAGATGCTAAAGATGTTGGCAGTGAGTGGATGGATAGGCGAGAAGTTCCTCAATATCTGTTTGACGTAATTGACGGTCTTCCGAAAGATACTCATCCTATGACACAATTATCCATTGGAATTTTAGCGCTTCAGCCTGAATCGGTTTTCTCAAAACGGTATCATGAAGGAATGCAAAAAGAAGATTATTGGGATGCTCAATATGAGGATACAATGAATCTGCTTGGCAAACTTCCTACAATCGCCGCATATATTTATCGTCGTTCATTCAAGGACGGTGTTAGAATTCATTCTGACGAAAATCTTGATTGGGCGGCAAATTACGCACATATGATGGGAATTGAAGATCCCGAATATAAAGAACTGATGAGGTTATATCTTACAATCCATGCCGACCATGAAGGTGGCAACGCTTCGGCTCATTCCGCTCATTTAGTCGGTTCAACACTCTCTGACGCATATTACAGTCTCTCAGGCGCTATGGACGCTCTCGCAGGTCCACTGCACGGATTAGCAAATCAGGAGGTGCTGATCTGGATTCAGCAGTTACAGAAAACACTTGGAGGAGGAGTCCCCTCGAAAGAACAATTGACGAAACATGTTTGGGAAACCCTAAATAATGGTCAGGTTATCCCCGGTTACGGTCATGCTGTATTAAGAAAAACGGATCCTCGTTATACTGCGCAGCGTGAATTCGCTCTGCGGCATCTGCCTGATGACGAATTATTCCAGATAGTCAGCTTGGTCTATGAGGTAGTCCCGGATGCGCTCAGGGAACATGGCAAGGCAAAGAACCCATGGCCTAATGTTGATGCCCATTCCGGATGTTTACAATGGCATTACGGAGTAAAGGAATACGATTATTATACAGTTATGTTCGGAGTGTCAAGAGCTATGGGAGTGCTCGCCTCTTCAATTTGGTCGAGAGCGCTTGGACTTCCGCTCGAAAGACCTAAGAGCGTAACTACGGAATGGATTAAGAATAACGTCCATACCAACGGAGAGGAAACTAAAACCGAGACAGTCTGA
- a CDS encoding NADH-quinone oxidoreductase subunit B, whose amino-acid sequence MGIIENKFRDNIIITSADKFMNWARLSSLWPITFGIACCAIEMMATAASRYDQDRLGVLPRPSPRQSDLMIVAGTVTFKMATRIQKLYEQMPDPKYVIAMGCCATSGGPYWNHGYHVMKGVDQAIPVDVYVPGCPPRPESLLEGFIKLQDKIRRESIATTQAA is encoded by the coding sequence TTGGGTATAATTGAAAATAAATTCCGTGATAATATTATAATTACAAGTGCGGACAAATTTATGAACTGGGCGCGGTTATCTTCCCTTTGGCCGATTACTTTTGGAATCGCCTGCTGCGCTATCGAAATGATGGCTACTGCTGCATCCCGTTATGATCAGGACAGACTTGGAGTGCTTCCAAGGCCTTCTCCCCGACAATCTGACCTAATGATAGTTGCGGGTACTGTGACATTTAAAATGGCGACACGGATTCAAAAGCTCTATGAGCAAATGCCCGACCCAAAATATGTTATAGCAATGGGATGTTGTGCCACATCGGGCGGCCCTTACTGGAATCACGGTTATCACGTTATGAAAGGTGTTGATCAGGCAATTCCCGTTGATGTATATGTTCCCGGTTGCCCCCCGCGGCCTGAATCACTGCTTGAAGGTTTTATAAAATTGCAGGATAAAATAAGGCGCGAGTCTATCGCTACCACTCAAGCCGCTTGA
- a CDS encoding DNA-3-methyladenine glycosylase: MKILYKDFFAGETLEVAKNLLGVEIAFGECRGMIVETEAYKTDDASHFKTRKIKGRALANSYGQVYIYLNYGMYHLLNFTTEKNGIGAVLIRALEPIEGIEVMQKRRKTEKMKNLTNGPGKLCQAFGIGPDQNNKMIGEAISLYERNFRPEIVSSTRIGISKATDLEWRFYIKDNKFISN, from the coding sequence ATGAAAATATTATATAAAGACTTCTTCGCAGGCGAAACTCTTGAAGTCGCAAAAAACCTTCTTGGTGTAGAAATCGCTTTTGGAGAATGTCGGGGGATGATTGTGGAGACTGAGGCTTACAAAACCGATGACGCTTCTCATTTCAAGACTCGCAAAATTAAGGGCAGGGCGCTTGCGAACAGCTACGGACAAGTTTACATCTATCTGAACTACGGGATGTATCATCTCCTGAATTTTACGACAGAAAAAAATGGTATCGGGGCAGTGCTGATAAGAGCATTGGAACCGATAGAAGGTATAGAAGTCATGCAAAAACGTCGAAAGACCGAGAAAATGAAAAACCTCACTAATGGTCCGGGTAAGCTTTGTCAGGCTTTTGGAATTGGTCCTGATCAGAACAATAAAATGATTGGTGAGGCTATATCTCTTTATGAAAGAAATTTTAGACCTGAAATCGTCAGTAGCACACGAATAGGCATCAGCAAAGCCACTGACCTTGAGTGGCGGTTTTATATTAAGGACAATAAATTTATAAGTAATTGA
- a CDS encoding NADH-quinone oxidoreductase subunit A — translation MLFDLGSVLMFMVTAMVIVGFTLLLAKALRADNPTPEKLTGYECGEDSIGSSWVQFNIRFYVVALIFLIFEVEIVFLYPWAIVFKEMGFITFIEMMIFVGVLLIGLAYVWVKGDLSWVLPKQKYSADFDYSNIPRFKAPKKKESRKLEAVE, via the coding sequence ATGCTTTTTGATTTAGGTAGTGTTTTGATGTTCATGGTTACCGCGATGGTAATCGTGGGATTTACACTCTTGTTAGCCAAGGCGCTTCGTGCGGATAATCCCACTCCGGAAAAACTTACCGGATATGAATGCGGAGAAGATTCTATAGGCAGTAGTTGGGTTCAGTTTAACATCAGATTTTATGTAGTAGCCTTAATTTTCCTTATTTTTGAAGTCGAAATAGTCTTCCTTTATCCCTGGGCTATAGTGTTCAAAGAAATGGGATTTATCACTTTTATTGAAATGATGATTTTTGTGGGTGTCCTCCTTATAGGACTCGCATATGTTTGGGTGAAAGGTGATCTTAGTTGGGTCCTGCCAAAGCAGAAATACAGCGCTGATTTTGATTATTCAAACATTCCGAGATTTAAAGCGCCCAAGAAAAAAGAAAGCCGCAAATTAGAAGCGGTAGAATAA
- a CDS encoding proline dehydrogenase family protein, whose amino-acid sequence MGIINTAIANLIPIIPKSMVGHFAKKYIAGESLQEATDAIERLNDEGYLCTVNILGEHLIDIEDSAKYVTGYKDALSTIIERNQNANISIKLSQLGMGIDDKICLRNIKELLTLATEADSFVRIDMEESTYTTKTLDIHSELLSLKQNVGTVIQAYLRRSEADVTELSKIKANIRICKGIYVESEKIAFKDKDMIRKNFVRLLEILFKGGSYVGIATHDEHIVYEAYRVIDELGLGKEQYEFQMIYGVREQLRKKILDDGHQVRVYVPYGKAWYAYSTRRLKENPEIAGYIIKNIFSFNSGK is encoded by the coding sequence ATGGGAATAATAAACACCGCCATTGCAAACCTAATTCCCATTATACCAAAATCGATGGTAGGTCATTTCGCTAAAAAATATATCGCAGGCGAAAGCCTTCAAGAAGCCACAGATGCCATTGAAAGACTTAACGATGAGGGTTATCTCTGCACAGTTAATATATTGGGCGAACACCTTATTGATATTGAAGATTCCGCAAAATATGTTACAGGTTACAAAGATGCCCTTTCAACGATTATTGAGAGAAATCAAAATGCTAACATATCTATAAAATTGAGTCAGTTGGGAATGGGTATCGACGACAAAATCTGTTTGAGGAATATCAAAGAGCTTCTAACATTGGCAACCGAAGCAGATAGTTTCGTTCGTATTGATATGGAAGAATCCACCTATACGACTAAGACATTAGATATTCATTCCGAATTACTTTCCTTGAAACAGAACGTAGGAACGGTGATTCAGGCATACCTCCGACGGAGTGAGGCGGATGTTACGGAGCTGTCAAAGATTAAAGCGAATATCAGGATTTGTAAAGGTATTTACGTTGAATCAGAGAAAATCGCATTCAAAGATAAAGATATGATAAGAAAAAACTTTGTCCGCCTATTGGAAATATTGTTTAAAGGCGGAAGCTATGTGGGAATCGCCACTCATGACGAGCATATTGTATATGAAGCTTACCGCGTAATTGATGAGCTTGGATTAGGCAAAGAACAGTATGAATTTCAAATGATTTACGGCGTTCGCGAACAGCTTAGAAAGAAAATATTAGATGATGGTCATCAGGTTAGGGTGTATGTACCTTACGGTAAGGCATGGTATGCTTACTCGACCCGCAGATTAAAAGAAAATCCGGAGATCGCCGGCTATATAATCAAAAATATCTTTTCGTTCAACAGCGGCAAATAA
- a CDS encoding ABC transporter ATP-binding protein, producing MSVNALEIHNLKKNYGSKVALAGIDLTIKEGEFYGFLGPNGAGKTTTINIITGLTNITSGSVSVFGNDVVKDYRSARRLVGLSPQEPNLDFFFPAETVLNLQGGYFGMRSKERKARAEELLEYFDLVEHRKLPFRRLSGGLKRRLLIARAMMHKPKLLILDEPTAGVDVELRRKIWKSMDELRNNGTTILLTTHYIEEAEALCDKIAIIHKGKIIRDIDKNELMKEIDYQLIEITPSSPVDVIPEELKEYECKKSKEGKLTLCLDKKNQTMSGLLKALVNSSIEVEDLKTVSGKLEDIFLRLTGSTTKVN from the coding sequence TTGTCAGTTAACGCTCTCGAGATACATAATCTCAAAAAAAACTATGGCTCAAAAGTCGCATTAGCGGGTATTGACCTCACCATAAAAGAAGGTGAATTTTACGGTTTTCTCGGACCGAACGGCGCTGGTAAAACTACTACAATAAATATAATAACAGGACTAACGAATATTACATCCGGCAGCGTGAGTGTATTCGGCAATGATGTAGTAAAAGATTATCGGTCTGCACGAAGATTGGTGGGTCTTTCGCCACAGGAACCGAACCTCGATTTTTTCTTTCCAGCTGAAACTGTTCTGAATCTTCAGGGCGGATATTTTGGAATGAGGTCAAAAGAACGAAAAGCCCGTGCTGAAGAACTTCTCGAATATTTTGATTTGGTGGAGCATCGGAAGTTACCGTTCAGGCGCCTGAGCGGAGGCCTCAAACGAAGACTACTTATCGCAAGGGCAATGATGCACAAACCGAAGCTCCTGATTCTCGACGAACCTACCGCCGGTGTAGATGTTGAGCTCCGTAGAAAAATCTGGAAATCTATGGATGAATTGAGAAATAACGGCACCACGATTCTCCTCACGACACATTATATAGAAGAAGCCGAAGCGCTGTGCGATAAAATCGCAATTATTCATAAAGGAAAAATAATCCGGGATATTGACAAAAACGAACTGATGAAGGAAATTGATTATCAATTGATAGAAATTACACCCTCATCACCTGTTGATGTTATACCGGAAGAGTTAAAGGAGTATGAATGCAAGAAATCGAAAGAGGGAAAGTTGACGCTTTGTCTCGACAAGAAAAATCAAACGATGTCGGGGCTGTTGAAGGCTCTGGTGAACTCGAGCATAGAAGTGGAAGACCTGAAGACAGTGTCAGGAAAATTGGAGGACATTTTTCTCAGGCTCACGGGGAGTACAACGAAAGTAAACTAA